CACCAATTCCAAAACGATCTTTCCCAACAAGACCGTTCCGGCCCGATTCGGAGCTCCTTACGCGGGCCGGAGTTATCAACTCACACTGCCCTCCCGCACCGGCACGAATGGCATCGCCGACGGCTACGACGTGATCGCGCATCTGGCAAATCAACCATTCGCGCAGGAATACATCAGCGTCAAGCTCTGCCGTCTCCTGATCCACGACGATTTCGTGCACGGTGTCTATGACTACTCCGACCCCAACCTTTCGCCCGAAGGCCAATTGATCCACCAGTGCATGATGGCCTGGGAGAACGGCAATCCCAAGGGTCAGATCCGCGACGTTCTTAACGTCATAGTTAACTCCGACCTGTTTCGCAGCCACGAGGGATCGCTGCAAAAGGTCAAGACGCCGCTCGAATACGAAATCAGCGCCATTCGCGCGCTCAGGGCCGCCTATACCAACGGGACCTTCACGGCGGATCTGGATTCGACGAGCGCCGGCGTTGGCACGCCCTTGAGCCGCATGGGAACCATGCTTCTCTTCGATCGCGCCGAACCCAACGGCTATCCCGAAGCCGGGCCGGCCTGGATCAGCGCCGGCACGCTGGCCGAGCGCGTTCGTTACGTGCAAGCACTCCTGATCGCGCCGGGGCAAAGCGGCCGTGGTGATTCCGGCAACAGCACGGCCAATCCGGTTGCCTTGTTGAAATCGAAACTGCCAGGCGCAAGTTGGAATGACGCCGGCGCGGTGGCAGATTACTTCCTCGGCATTCTGTTCCCGGGAGAAGGGAGGGCCAATCTTGATGATTATCGCACGGCCGCGATCAACTTTCTCAACACGTCGGATGACGGGGTGACGCCCTCTCTGTTCAGCACCCTGGCGAACGCCTCAACCACCTACGACACGCGCGTTCGCGGCATGGTTTCCGCGCTGATGACGTCGCCGCGCTTCCAGGAGCAGTAACCTTTCACCGGCCTTTCGATCAAACAACAAGCTTATGCAACACTTCAATATCATCACGCGGCGCGGTTTTCTGGACCGGAGCTTCAAAGTGGGACTGGGCGTCGCCCTCTCCACGCTCGTCGATATTCCTCTCGTCGT
This Candidatus Angelobacter sp. DNA region includes the following protein-coding sequences:
- a CDS encoding DUF1800 family protein, with the translated sequence SSLTVRFSGSWVTSTPYPVSSYTKLIYGGASIDDLRGWHALRAVQSKRQLLEVLDQFLENHFVTQYSKSSDYFTTYYSDGNLTAQLAGQLEFKENQRWRQALMNPQCTFYDLLRISAESPAMIIYLDTVNSKGNGSNIANENYARELQELFTFGVDNGYDQNDITIMSRAWTGWSVNIMAATNEFNPLATDLRTLNPGVAVSNLVGVWSFQYKPGNHNTNSKTIFPNKTVPARFGAPYAGRSYQLTLPSRTGTNGIADGYDVIAHLANQPFAQEYISVKLCRLLIHDDFVHGVYDYSDPNLSPEGQLIHQCMMAWENGNPKGQIRDVLNVIVNSDLFRSHEGSLQKVKTPLEYEISAIRALRAAYTNGTFTADLDSTSAGVGTPLSRMGTMLLFDRAEPNGYPEAGPAWISAGTLAERVRYVQALLIAPGQSGRGDSGNSTANPVALLKSKLPGASWNDAGAVADYFLGILFPGEGRANLDDYRTAAINFLNTSDDGVTPSLFSTLANASTTYDTRVRGMVSALMTSPRFQEQ